The Verrucomicrobium spinosum DSM 4136 = JCM 18804 genome includes a region encoding these proteins:
- a CDS encoding PEP-CTERM sorting domain-containing protein (PEP-CTERM proteins occur, often in large numbers, in the proteomes of bacteria that also encode an exosortase, a predicted intramembrane cysteine proteinase. The presence of a PEP-CTERM domain at a protein's C-terminus predicts cleavage within the sorting domain, followed by covalent anchoring to some some component of the (usually Gram-negative) cell surface. Many PEP-CTERM proteins exhibit an unusual sequence composition that includes large numbers of potential glycosylation sites. Expression of one such protein has been shown restore the ability of a bacterium to form floc, a type of biofilm.), with amino-acid sequence MRFPILATLAALFVGAGLSAAESVDIEFDNFSGNQTGTLQDLGPYYQSSVMKFTNVASVGNVSVDLRVTASAWGAYAFTGHLPDYSQTYGQPNGDLGLYYTATSYGSGGLHYTLEFFKGGTNFSTTFTVSQFDLLIYDVDGETKQSEAFRAYLSDGLTSYRLADSPNSVSASYFTDGVLFSGPGYNISETDPSAAAILTYNNTNKITLDFESKTTGGSLPNGIFTAIDGDLSLVKGDTSDFGNPVAVPEPSGLVFIAAAGVVLVLRRKRRTTAD; translated from the coding sequence ATGAGATTCCCCATTCTTGCCACTTTAGCTGCCCTCTTCGTAGGGGCTGGCCTTTCCGCAGCGGAGTCGGTGGATATTGAGTTTGACAACTTCTCCGGGAATCAAACCGGGACGCTGCAAGATCTCGGTCCGTACTACCAGTCTTCGGTGATGAAGTTCACCAATGTGGCGAGCGTGGGAAATGTGTCAGTTGATCTGCGCGTTACCGCCTCGGCTTGGGGAGCCTACGCGTTCACGGGGCACCTGCCTGACTACAGCCAGACCTATGGTCAGCCCAACGGTGACTTGGGGCTCTACTACACAGCAACATCCTATGGTTCCGGCGGGCTGCACTACACACTCGAGTTTTTCAAAGGGGGTACGAATTTCAGCACCACCTTCACGGTGAGCCAGTTTGATCTGCTCATCTACGATGTGGACGGCGAAACGAAGCAGTCCGAAGCCTTCCGCGCCTACCTTTCCGATGGTTTGACTTCCTATCGTCTGGCAGACAGCCCGAACAGCGTGTCGGCTTCCTACTTCACCGATGGGGTGCTCTTCAGCGGTCCAGGGTACAACATTTCCGAGACAGATCCGTCCGCTGCGGCGATCCTGACCTACAACAACACGAACAAGATCACCCTCGACTTCGAGTCCAAGACGACCGGGGGCTCCTTGCCGAACGGGATTTTCACCGCCATCGATGGTGACTTGAGTCTGGTTAAGGGAGACACGAGCGATTTTGGCAATCCTGTCGCGGTGCCTGAGCCTTCCGGCCTGGTGTTCATTGCAGCGGCTGGAGTGGTGCTGGTGCTTCGCCGCAAGCGCCGTACGACTGCTGATTGA
- a CDS encoding PEP-CTERM sorting domain-containing protein, which yields MTPTTFFQRGAVPVLALLLGLTSAAPGQSVVPTNFFEPAFSAETDGPGGVLSITIDTVTAATAGPQSSGGSPIWNHSATGLIEAGVILVGEATLSTTTTTTGSELVFGRQLELTGTLGILNPLVSNVLGTSLLSNWSSDATVNGLSLAGGSAYSVTFDITEGAGLDVSALSSASFQLFGNGNAITGIDTSSLVNLLDLIQLGGSLNSFELTFIAPEPLTSLEFQFNASAVADASLLGGTNGNSNVLTFSNLAVTPVPEPGSLTLLGLGIYFLVRRRNRG from the coding sequence ATGACTCCAACAACTTTTTTCCAACGCGGTGCCGTTCCGGTGCTGGCCTTGCTGCTGGGACTGACAAGTGCCGCACCAGGGCAGTCGGTTGTCCCAACCAACTTCTTTGAGCCGGCGTTTTCGGCCGAGACGGATGGCCCGGGTGGGGTTTTATCCATTACAATAGACACTGTGACCGCTGCAACTGCCGGGCCCCAATCGTCCGGGGGATCGCCAATCTGGAACCATTCGGCGACAGGCTTGATTGAGGCTGGGGTGATCCTTGTCGGCGAAGCGACGCTCTCCACGACGACCACGACGACCGGCAGTGAACTGGTATTTGGTCGCCAGTTGGAGTTGACTGGGACATTGGGGATACTCAATCCGCTGGTCTCGAACGTTTTGGGCACGAGCCTCTTGAGCAACTGGAGTTCCGATGCCACCGTCAACGGGTTAAGCTTGGCGGGAGGGAGCGCCTATTCTGTGACCTTCGACATCACGGAGGGGGCGGGCTTGGATGTTTCGGCACTTTCATCGGCCTCCTTCCAGCTCTTTGGCAATGGCAACGCCATCACGGGAATTGATACAAGCTCGTTGGTCAACCTGCTCGATTTGATTCAATTGGGTGGCAGCTTGAACAGCTTTGAGCTGACCTTTATCGCTCCCGAGCCGCTCACCTCGCTGGAATTCCAGTTCAATGCGAGTGCCGTGGCTGATGCCAGCCTTCTGGGCGGGACCAACGGCAACTCTAATGTGCTGACCTTCTCCAACCTCGCCGTGACACCAGTGCCGGAACCTGGCAGCCTTACCCTGCTGGGGCTGGGAATCTATTTCCTGGTTCGCCGTCGCAATCGCGGGTGA
- a CDS encoding Tm-1-like ATP-binding domain-containing protein: MSSQPSLKTIAVLGTLDSKGDEHAYVAGIIRDKGHRVLLIDVGSLEPPKVAPDITREEVAAAGGVDLPALQLRQDRGESVTAMAGAAAKMLSGLVSAGKIDGVISLGGGGGTAIGTAAMRALPVGFPKVMVSTLAAGNVAPYVGTKDIVMFPSIVDVSGLNRLSRVLLARAAGAICGMVEVVPPTADEKPLIVASMFGNTTQCVSAAKHILEKAGYEVLVFHSTGMGGRIMESLIESGLVSGVLDVTTTEWADELVGGILGSGPTRLEAAGKAGIPAVVAPGCLDMVNFGEPATVPAKFAGRLFYQHNPQVTLMRTNAEENAELGRILAEKVNAYTAPATLLLPLRGVSVISAEGGSFYQPDSDHALFEAVRHHARPGLPVLEVDTTINDTAFSEAAAEALLKNIAASKQAP; this comes from the coding sequence ATGTCTTCGCAGCCCTCACTGAAAACGATTGCAGTCCTCGGCACTCTTGATTCAAAAGGCGATGAGCATGCCTATGTAGCGGGCATCATTCGCGACAAAGGTCACCGGGTCTTGTTGATTGACGTGGGTTCGCTGGAGCCACCCAAGGTGGCCCCCGACATCACCCGTGAAGAAGTGGCTGCGGCTGGGGGAGTGGATCTGCCAGCGCTACAATTGCGGCAGGATCGCGGAGAGAGTGTGACCGCGATGGCGGGAGCGGCGGCCAAGATGCTCTCAGGCTTGGTGAGTGCTGGGAAAATCGACGGGGTTATTTCCCTGGGGGGAGGTGGTGGAACTGCTATTGGCACCGCCGCGATGCGGGCACTTCCGGTGGGCTTTCCCAAGGTGATGGTCAGCACCCTCGCGGCGGGGAATGTTGCTCCCTACGTTGGCACCAAGGATATTGTGATGTTCCCCAGCATTGTGGACGTGTCTGGCCTGAATCGCCTTTCCCGGGTTCTCCTGGCGCGAGCCGCGGGTGCCATCTGCGGCATGGTGGAGGTGGTGCCGCCTACAGCAGACGAGAAGCCTTTGATCGTGGCTTCCATGTTCGGCAATACCACGCAGTGCGTGAGTGCGGCCAAGCATATCCTCGAAAAGGCGGGGTACGAGGTGCTGGTGTTTCACTCCACTGGCATGGGCGGGCGCATCATGGAATCGCTCATTGAGAGTGGTCTGGTGAGTGGTGTTCTTGACGTCACCACCACCGAGTGGGCGGACGAACTGGTGGGTGGTATTCTGGGCTCCGGTCCCACGCGCCTGGAGGCGGCTGGTAAAGCAGGCATCCCGGCGGTGGTGGCCCCTGGCTGTCTGGACATGGTGAACTTCGGCGAACCCGCCACCGTTCCGGCCAAATTCGCCGGACGCCTCTTCTACCAGCACAATCCCCAGGTCACGCTCATGCGCACGAATGCGGAGGAAAACGCGGAGTTGGGACGGATTCTCGCCGAGAAAGTGAATGCCTATACGGCTCCTGCGACTCTGTTGCTTCCGTTGCGCGGGGTGAGTGTGATCAGCGCTGAAGGCGGATCTTTTTACCAACCTGACTCTGACCATGCCTTGTTTGAGGCGGTGCGGCATCATGCCCGCCCCGGTCTGCCTGTGCTGGAGGTGGACACCACGATCAATGATACCGCGTTTTCCGAAGCGGCTGCGGAAGCTCTTTTGAAGAATATTGCGGCGTCCAAGCAGGCTCCCTAA